The window acagcccaaaacatgacaataattgaccgttttcaacagcaataatcagcaaaatatgcgagtttcgttcggttcagtggcattgtttacattcagtgctgccaatatggtcAATTGATGACGAGTGGAAACGCTagatatatatttacaattacttacatattttatatttttagtcaCTAACAAGCTACAATAGTTTTGTAAACCAATGTGGGACAATTTAACCCCTAACACAAAAGTTGTACCTAGTTTTTGAACGCAACAGGACATATTTAACTAGTGTTAACGGTTATATGCAAATACAAAAACTAACGTTACACAACATAGAGGTCTGCATCAagatgcaaaatatgcaagtATACATACTTTCCCATAACCAATATGTGCATTATTTTAGTGTGTAATAGAGACACATTAATATATGCACTGTTTTATTTTCCAAGCGCTTCCAAAAACCTTTAATGACCCCCGAAGTTGCAACTGCAGAAAGGTACTTTACTGAGCATGTTTGCTGTGTCACAAACAATGACACCACAAGTTTGCGGCCTACGTTTGCAACCCTGATGCAGAAAAGCAAGGTGGAAGAGGAAAAAAAGAGAACTGGAAGGTCTGACCTGTGAATATAGTGGAGACCAGAGCAGCGCTGGCGATGTCATTTCCGTGGCTTACCACAACCATTTCCTGTGAAGTATTCTAAGGCCTCAAAATTACAGCTTCTGTGCATGGCAAAGCCTCTCTTAGCTCTTTCATTTCGTAAATGCTGCATATATTTCGATTGCTTTTAAAATGTTGTGGACAAAGAGAGGGGTAGGCACCTCTCTTTAAAAATATATGCTGACGATTTATGCATAAGTGCCTGACATCTTGCGTTTCTGGTCAAAGTTTTTCCGAGCTCTTTCATTTAATTCAACCAaagtgtattttatatttttaccgttttaaaataatatgaatagaGAGAGGGCCATAAACTTAAAATTACTGAACGGTCTGCTGCTAATCGAAGCAGCTGCAGGCACTTACATGTCCACTAAATGTAGAGTCCACCAGGTGGCGCTCGGGAGatcagagcttttttttttttttttttttttttaaacataattaaaAGAATTGGTAACCGGCATTAAAATATTTACCGCCCAGGCTATctctataaaaagtaaaaataaataaactaaaataaatgtaaatgaaatacCCTGTACTGTAATGACAAACGACTCTCGATCCATTACATCAGTGCTAAGAAAAGTAGCAGGTACGATGTGACAACTTTTATCTGGCTGTTCAGTAACTGTGTGGATAGCAAATTATAGTAGTAATAAACTTTAACAATGTATAATGTTAGTGTTAAAATACAGGTTCAAAAAGGAAAATCCTTATTTGGGCTCAACGTAGCCTACCTGACCAATCAGAGACAACTCCCGGAAATAAGCCCCGCCCATTTCGAGTGCTTTTGCATCTGtctggctgtgtccaaattcagggtctgcatcctccttaggatccttcctaccaggttgaaggaggaggggtcctccgaagaccgcaaaacctggaagtaggtggcagtaaatttggacagcctacacttctttcagttccctcccttccccgttgctcatatcctgtcgcctagcaaccgtgacagcgctaagcaagaagtaaggttatctgtactgcacaaaacaaaataactactctttcatccctaaaagcgttaaaaacacctTCAATCAccaacaagaaattagctgtgtgtaaggggatattcacacaggcagtaagaaagaagctagtttatgAAAGTGctgttttttatcatatatacatacaaatgtaaaaaaaaaaaaaaaaaaaaaaaaagcttaacgctaaaaccaaaggccaaactagacaaccgctgtaaaaacatattttttgaaacggcagtttttttaaacttccatcattactaccgcttgcttcgtccgccattataTGAAAAtactggaagcgctctgccgaaaggaattgtgggataagtaggacgggaaaggatccaccagacccatccttcaaattcggggaaaaggaggacgtatttgtgggccgcatttgaaggatcctatgaatttggacagccttcgtcgctgcgctgtgacgtaacatccttcaaatgagtcctccgaaggatgtagaccctgaatttggacacagcctctATCTGTCCTCTTCCCACCTTCAGGCTCAGGTCAGGTGTGTTATTTTATTCGCAtttactgccacctagtggacatttctgttgaacTTCATGTTTATTTTTACTGAAGCAAGTGcacaatattataatttaataaagttTATTACTGCAAActctaaggcccggtttcacagacagggcttagaataaaccaggattaggccatagttcaattaggacatttaagtattttttttttcataaacttgcttagaaaaaaacattaccaatgtgtcttgagacaaaacaaaggcactgatatattttaagatcagtcagtgcaagtttcttacagttgaaacagctcagatttacattttagtctaggattaggcttaagccttgtctgtgaaaccgggggtataagTATTATTAATCAATTTAAAGTTCTAATCTAGtagcattattattatgttattattattagtgtttgaAAAAAGTTCACACTAGGCACTgcattatttatttgcattttactaTAATAGGGTTTAAATACAGCAAACCTATTTACATGTTAATATATGCAGTAGTTAATATATAGTtattctgtttttaaaaaaaactagtCAGTTTAGATTTTAAACTGCTTTTTTGGAGACGATTACATTTTTTGAAAACCGTTCACAACTCTAATTCGCATTTTATACTGCTATCTTGTGGACAATTTTAGTAGTGCAGAAAAATCACTACAGCCGTAGCAGGTACATTCATTTGGCAACCACCAAACTGATTCTGAAAGAGTTCAAGAGTTCACATAAACAACTTCAGTGttttatgaaatatatttattatgaagggaaaacgtCTACTGTCATAGAAGGGACCCAGAAAAAAAGAACACATAACAAAAGTGACCGTCTACAATGGTGATAACGACATTTCTTCAGAAGCTGACCTGTGGACAGTTTCACACACAGGCAGGGTCGGTCTGACTTTGAGGTCAGTGCAGCATTTCTAGCTCTAATGCTTTTTATAAAGCTGGGAATAGTAGGGGTATCTGAGATCCATCCACTCATACAGGATGACTTCAACCCAAGCCGGAGGCACGAAGATGCAGAGCGGAGGCAACCGATGGCGGCCATCATATGCTGTGCTGGGACTTGGGAGCAAAGAAAATTGTACATAATCCTAGTATGCTGATTCCTAACATTGTTAAGGTGTGCAGTCCTGTCAAAATGTTTACTTTGTGACAAATAAAGCAGCTTTCATTGCACTTGTTGGATAAATGTGTATGGAAGTCCGTttcagtcattaaaaaaaaaaaaaaaaaaaaacaggaaaattcAATTAAAAGGTAAGCAAATTTTTATCTTCGCAATTATTTTCCCTcagaaaataaactaaataaaccattatttaaaaacaacaaaacttttaattttaaccaaaaatctaaattaaatctaaataaataaaaaatagggtaaacttgaaattctgtgaGAGAGTTCTCTCTCAgaactcacaattctattttttgtttccaccatggaataaaaaaaataaaaggtcATTGCAATTTTTTAAAATAGCAACTCACAAGATTTCAtgacatttaaactcacaattctgagataaactcaaaattctaagaaaaaaagttgaaattctcTCCTGCAAGTTTTACTCTATCGTTATATTAtccaattctaactttatatttcacaattctgactgtccATCTTAGAATTTTgagcttatctcacaattctaagtttctattttgcaattctaagaaaagccAGAATTATAAGGAAAAGTTaaaactgagagatataaacttagaactgcaagataaactcaAAAATTCTAAGAaattcacaactgtgagaaaaaaagtttaaattgtgagatataaactcagaattgtgagataaacttaaaattctaagaaaaaaagttgaaattctgagacatatatactttttattgAATTTacttgaattttgagtttatattctgcaattctaactttatatcttaattctaacttttcttagaatttagagtttatctcaattctaagtttatattctGAAAAATTCTGaaaacaattctgaaaaagaaaagtTAGAAAAGTAGAATTGTGGGACATAAACGTAGAATTGCAGTATaatatgatataaacttagaactgtgagataaacttaaaattctaaaaaaaatgattttttttaaagacaaaaagtTGTATTTaacttctttatttttattttctttattttcagaattcagagaaaaaaaatctgaattatgagatgtaaactcaaaattgcaaaatataaactcagaattgtgagataaactcaaaagtctaagaaaaaagtcagaattgtgagaaaaaaagttgaaattgtgagatataaacttagaattgcagaatataaactcaaaattgtgagataaattcaaaattctaggaaaaaatagttgaaattgcgtgatataaacaaaattgcagaatacaaactcacaattgcaaggaaaaaagtcagatttctgAGACAAAGTTGTATTTAACTTCTTTATTTTGTATTCTATGATGGAAACAGACTtaagagaaaaaagttagaattgtgagatataaactcaaaattctaagaaaagtcagaattgtcagaaaaaaaagttctgaattataaacttagaattgcagaacataaactcagaaatgcaagataaactcaaaattctaagaaaaaaagtctgaattgtgagatttgcaGAATATAAACTTAAAAGACAAAAAGTTGTATTTAACTTctttattttctattccatgatggaaacagaattcagagaaaaagaattatgagatgtaaacttaaaattgcaaaatatcaaCTTAGAATTTCGAGAAGAAAACTCAAAAATGAGAGAAATAAACATAACTGtaggggaaaaaagtcacaattgtgagacataaagttgTAATCACCGTTTTTATAAGCATTCTGTGTTTCTGCcatagaaacaaaataaaaaaggtaactgcgacttttaatctctcaattctgatggaaacaaaaaaacagaatagcaagatgtaaactcaaaattcagagaaaaaaagtccaaattgagaGATAAACTCGATAAACTCTGAACCGCGTTCTATTTAAATTCAGTTTTtccatcagaattgtgagagaaagtcTTTTCTGTTCCAGAAATAGTCTTCCGTAAATGTCAGAACCAGTGTGGTGTCAGTGTAAATAGTAGTGCTGTTACATTTGGACATCATCTTGTTCTTTGTGAGCTTGAGTCATAAACAGAACGGTTAAACAAATTCATACGGATACGCTCTCACGTAAATATGTTACACATCCACGCAGCCGGAGCCGAGGGTAGCATATTAGTCGGGACATGAGCGTGTGGCAGAGCTGGTTCATACAAAAAAGCGTGACTTCAGACGGGGCGTGATCGAGTATAACCATGATGAAGGAGAGCACAGTGACTGATGCAGGTCCATTACACAAGAAATGACCTCAAGTCCAGCCTAAAATAGCATAACGGTTATGACGGTGAACTGGTTCAGGGGTCTATGTAGTGCTGTCAGGAGGGACGATCCTTTGGCGAGCGGTTTTGGGTCGGTGGCGGGGCGTCGGGGGCGAGCTGCGTTCACTCTCGGACTCGGAGGGCTCTGTTTCAGCCTGCGGAGAACCGGTGTCTCCCACCAACTCCCGCAGGAACTTAAACTTAGACAGGAAGAGCTGCCACACCACATACCACCCTACAAACAGGACACAAAGATACTTTTAATGGAATACACAGTGTCTGGATTACACTGGAACTAGGAGTGAGATGATATGCCTTTGCATTTTTATCTTGAGTTTGACTCTGGTTTATTTGCACTGACTATAAGATAACACACAGATTCATGTGGTATTTGCAAAATTCTATGTGAACTAATGCACTGCCTGACAAATGTGATTTACATTTCATTCTGCTGAGAAATATTCCGTCATTTGCAGCAGTTAACAACAGTTAAAATGGTTTGTGTTAATCCAACCAAACTTAATGTTACCAACTTTAAGACTGTGTATTGTGACCCAGAGTATGTGATGTCAAAATTTCtcatgcaaaaaaatacaaaatatttgatTGATATTGAAGCAAAATGTTCAAATCAAATAAGAATCAAAATGTACATTATCTTAATGCATTTTGTTACTGAGAATTTGATGAGAAAATATCAGAATTTgctcaattttaattttattcatgcaaaattatgtttattatatttatatataattatatttattattaaaaaaatatgaggAGTAATATAATCATTTAAATGTGAATAGCAATAGAATCAAAGGTAAAAACATATGGAAGATTATGGTaatagaaaaatttaaataataataataataataataataatgtcaatgCAAAATATCCAACAAAATCTTAAAAtcacttttattttactttaggGAGATGTATGAATTCATAATAAgaatgaaatgtaaaataaatccATTATGGTAATGAGAATTTGGtgggaaaatgtcagaattttctaaatattaattttatttaggcAAATGCAACCTATTATTTTTTCCCCTTTCATTATTGGGCAAACTatgaaaagtaaaataataattcaaatgaGAATTAAAATAGAATCAGATGTAAAACATATGGAACATTATGGTAATATGACTCAATGCAAAATATCCTAAAAAACCTTAAAATCgcattttgtttttgattttttttgtttgtttgtttttttactttgggAAGAAGAATGAATTCATAATAAgaattaaatgataaataaatccATTATGGTAATGACAGTTTGGTGGGAAAATGTCAGAATCTTCTCAATATTAATTGTACTTATGCAAAatacaatttctttttttttattagggaaaatataaaaagtaaaattattttttaaatgtgaataAAAATAGAATCAAATGTAAACACATGGAACATGATGGTAATAAGACTTCtctagaaaaatgtaaataataataataatgtcaatgcaaaatatcttaaaatcacattttgttttttgtttttactttgagAAGAAGAACGAATTCATAATAAGAATAAAATGAGAATTTGGTGGGAAAATGTCAGAatcttaatattaattttatttaggcaaaatacaatactatttttttctctttcattATTGGGTAAAATatgaaatgttaaataataattcaaatgaGAATTAAAACATGGAAAAGTATGGTAATAAGACTTTAgtagaaaaatgtaaaatgtaaaaatatcctGAAAAATGTAAAATCACCTTTTTTTACtttgagagagagagtaagaattcataataagaataaaatgttaaatatctggatgattatgaaaaaaattaaaaaaaataataataataattcaaatgaCAATAAAAAACATGGAACATTATGGCAATAAAACTTtactataaaatgtatatattattaacaataataataataataataatgtcaacgcaaaatatcattaaaaattaaatcgcatttggttttttattttttattttgggaaGAAGTATAAAAATCATAATAAGAAAGAATGTCAAATATCTGAATGGATTATGGTAATGAGAATTTGTCAGgatttttttctcaatatttttttttttttttaatgcaaaatacaATCTATATTTCTTCCCCTTTTATTATTGGGTAAAATATGAAAAGCAAAATAACTCAATACGGGCAAAAAAGGGATTAAATGTTAAACATATGGAACATTATCATAATAAGACTTTACTATGTAAATTACtattatgtaaataataataatattaatggcAATGcaaaataccccccccccccccccaaaaaaaaaaaaatgtgaaaaaatatgaattaataacaacaataaaatgtaaaatatctggATGCATTATGGTAATGACAATGGGAAATGAGAAAATGATATGACTAAAATAAGAATTTAATGAGAGCCATAACGCAAATTGAATGTAAAACATAAAtaggacaaaaaataaataaaataatatcacAATGTAAAATATCCTAAAAATCTAATAACCTTAATTTATgcaattatttgtatttatattttgggATAAAATATGAATCTAATGAAAATCATAATACGAGTCATATGTAAAACCTCTGGATACTTTACAAAAATATTCCATTTagaaacattagttaacatgaacaaggAAAAATATTGCTTATTGTTAGATAATGTTAGCTAATGCATgatttcattaataaaaaataacccagACTTGTTCTTGGTAGAATATTCTGACACTTTAGTTAACACACAAAAAGCATCTTCCTCATAACTattaacacacacaagtgttggcaTGTTCAGCGCAGTGACCTACATAGATTTGAACCAAGCCTGTGCCTGACATGATGACACAACTTCTCAAATGACATACTGGACATTGCACACTTATGGAACAGCTGACAGGTTTCTACAGTACAGAAAACCATTTTACTGCTCTTGTGTCCTTAACAGATATGGCTCAGTCAGAGAGACCTTGACCAAAGTCAACACTCAACTCACAGTGAACTCTGGAAATGAGACGTCTGTGTTGCTGACAGTCAGCAAACCTGCTCTATTTTTGCAGTGCTTGACTGTACCGGCCACATTCTCTCACATAAGCCCATAATTTCAAGGCTGTGAAGTCACTACAGAGAAAATCATGTCACAGAAGGTGTGCCTTTTCCTTAGAAATATGACCAACAGATTACAGAGCAAGCAACCACTGAGATATACTTCACAGAATCATGCAATTCCTTGAATTTATAGCTTTAAGATAAGCTACAGTGAGCCCAAATGTATTCAAACACTCAAGTCACACTTAAAAAAGTCATTGCATTAGATGAAAAATTGCAGGATCTTCTTTCAGGGTGTTTCGGCAGCTACTTACCGAAGAGCATAAAGAGGAGGGCACATATCAGCGTGGCCACAATCACCAACACGGTCAAACCAACACTCTGCCACATCCTCCTCTTCTTTcctaataaacaaaacaaaccttCACATCTGCTCTATAAGCTCACCATGTTCTCAATTCAACACTACAATTCCTGTAGGAATGTCTGATATCATCATACATCCAATATAGAGTTCAAATTTCATATGTAAAATGCACCATCATTGGATCAAATATATCTGCTCAGAATTGTATATACCTTTTCAGAATCTGTGACTTGTGTATTATTGATCATTaaagtaaaaaacaaataaaaaattaatgagACTATAAAtatgattgattttttttattcagtactgcctaaaatatttaacaaatacatttataaatgattaaatttgCATTAACGAATCCACCTGCATAAATGACCATTTTGTAGTCATTTAGTGTAATAATTATTTCCTTATTTTTGCTAATCATCTTATTTTTTTGGCAAGGTGCATGTAAAATGCATATCATACAAACCTTAAAATGtcatataaatatacactaccaatcaaaggtttttgaacagtaacatttttaatgtttttaacgtgcatttatttgatcaaaagtacagcaatacagtaaaattttgaaatatttttactatttaaaataactgttttctattttaaaatattttaaaatgtaatttattcctgtggtttcaaagctgaattttttgcatcattactccagtcacatgatccttcagaaatcgttctaatattctgatttgctgctcaaaaacgtttattattattatgttaaaaacagctaagtagaattttgtttaggtttatttgatgaatagaaagtttagaaaaacagcatttatctgaaacagaatttttttttgtaattataaatgtctttatcatcacttttgatcaatttaaagcatccttgaaaaataaataaatgcttttgaacctttctattcatcaaagaatcctgaacaaatgtactcaactgttttagtattggtaataataataataattgtttctgaaaaagcaaatctgcatattggaatgatttctaaagtatagaatgattttgaagctttgatcacaggaataaattacattttaaaatatattaaaatagaaaacagttattttaattagtacaaatatttcaaagttgtactgtttttgctgtacacttgatcaaataaatgcaggcttgtgagcagaagaaacttacttaaaaaacattaaaagtcttactgttcaaaaacttgagaCTAGTGTCAATAAAGTAGTGCAATTATATGAACTACTATATTATATATCAAATTATAAATCAAATTTGAGAcgaacacacatacatacacttaCCACATCACTTAATCATACGTTATATTTATTATATGTCAGTTTAGAAATGTACCATGGTATTGCTAGGTTTTGGACAGTACCACTATGATAATATCATATGCACCATAGTACACTTATGGTATCAAATTATAATATTATGGTACTTTGAACTATACCATACGATAGttaaaagttataataaaaaGTGTAGAAATATCAgataatatatgacaaattttCGCTTGTGTGGTATCAGTATAAAGTCAGTGATTGTACACAGAGAGAGGTCTGTGATATGTCTCTTATATGAGTCATGGCAGATGAAAGTGTTTATGTTTATGGTCAGATTTATGATCAGACTTACAGACGTTTACGCCTCAGTCTTCACGCCGAATCCCGCGGGGACGGAGGCCGGTAGAGCATGTCATACAGAGTCTCAAATATTCCTCTTATCTACATCATTGCGACATTTACAGAGAAAAGAGAAGAGCGAGAAAACACCGAACTCGAGCCTCAACAACACACTCAATCTGAGGATGACCCGGAAGCGGTCATTCTTACTATTCCGCCGCGTGGTATTTTGGGaattgaagttttttttatgtGCGCCCAAatcacttaataaataaataaataaatgaatttaaattACATCACGAGTccattctattttattctatttttgtcTTCTTTTGTTTATCTTTTCTTATTATATAATCAATCTGAATCTgaatcaatcttttttttttatattcctgTATAAATAAACATTCTGAAATTAATTTAGAATTGTTTACTAAAAATCAGTTGGTCAAAtcgtatttttatatttatgtaggCTATTTGGCAAactgcttttatccaaagcaatttaCATTGCATTGAAGTTTAATTAGTTCTTGCATTGCttgaaatcaaacccatgaccctGACCTGTAATTGTGCACTAAGAATCACACTCAAAAACATCTTGATTAAACATAACCCAAACAGTCAGCTGACCCTGCTCTGGTTTCAAACACAGACATGACACAGCACAACAATAGAAATTCAGGTCTTTATTCAAATGCGGCAATTACTTAGATGTAAACAGAGCAGCTACAACATTTTAtgtacagtttattttattttatatacatgaGGGGCAAAAATTACCTgaacatttctttttaaaaagttaatggGACATTCTAGAACATTAGGGGTGTAAATTCATGTATTGTAACTGACAGGTGTGATGATCAGTGGGCTTGAATTTTTACCTCCATTGTTAAGGCATGGGCTAAAATATGGATAGAGTTTGCCACTGAAAGACTGATCAGTGTAAGAGTAGATATGAGAGCTGGACTCCACATCATAAAAGGACACCAGACCATACTCATAATCCACAAACACACCGACCCGCTGTGGCTTCACACTCAGAGACAAAGAGACAGTGGAATCAGCAAAGGCTTTATATTCATTTCCATTCCTCAAAACAACAGTCCAGTAACCATTACCGGGATTCAGAGGGATATCTCCCTTTCTGTTAATGGATTCTCTGACCACTCCTAAATTCCAGTCAATCTTTCCTTTCACCTGCACCTCAAAATAAAATCTCCCTGAGAAAAATCCCTCATTTCCCAGGATGCTTACAAGGAAATTAAATCTCTTTGGGTTTTCTGGGAGTTTCTGAGTAAGGTCTCCATGTCTCACTTGTTTTCCATCATCAGACAAGATGAGATTTGAATGAGCTGTATCAGGATCTAGAGTCACATCCACTGAGAAAACAGAGAATATGAATCACAACTACACAATACTACATAAtgatgctaataataataataaacaaaaaatgatgatgtttttaatatttatttcagtttataatCCAATTATAGTGCAGCTGtgaatacaaaaaaatgtaaactggTGTAGTTCAGACAGCACACTGTACCTGCATACTGCTGCATCCACTTCAACTCTGTAGAGACACATGACAATAAAATATCATGAGATCTTTTTTATATGTGGATTAGACAAGCTTTAATGTTATACATAAAGAATTGTGTACAACATCATTTTTGTCTctgtaatatataaaaaaaataaaaataactcctATTGCTTAATATTCCCACTTTTTAAAAATTGATATAACAGGTTATTTTGATAATGTTATTCATCTCAGTTTTGGATTAGATTAGTGCAGTGGTTACCAAGCAAATACAACATTTTAGGAAATTAAAATCTATACTTGCAAAAATAAGTACCAATAAATGTATGCGTGTTTTATTGCcaatatacagtatattacaCCAATTCTGACTAAAGGTTTGACTGTCTTgaacattattgtttttttaatagaTTGATGTTTTTAGAGGTCACAGTGAAAATTTGATTATTGCAAAATTTTTCAAACATTTTGCTTAGATAATcagaagaaaatataaaaatggtgTATTTGATGTTGATGTACCAGTTAGCTTGAGTTTCTCATGCAGAGTGCCCTGCAGTTGAGTCAGAGATCTTCTCAGATTCTCCAGACTCTCATGAGTCTTCATACTGAACTCAGGCCAGTTCCTGGTGTTTGTAGGGCTGCACAGGGATGAGTAAATCTACAGCAGGAGAGAGGAGAAATCCTTTAAACAGGTGGCGTGTTATGGTGTCATATACTGCATTATCACTAATCAGAGAGATGTTGACTGACCTGTAGGAGGTGGAGATGATCTTCAGTGTGTGAGAGCTGCTCCAGCTCAGTGTTTCTCATCTCTAGCTCAGtgatctcctgctccagcccTTCAATAAGCTCATGCTCCTGTTTCTCTGCTGCTTTCTGCTGTTTATCGATCAACTCCAGCATTTCAGTATAAAATGTCTAAGGCAagaatcagtgttattttagctcATAATTCTTAGATTCTTATCATTTTAGAGGGTTTTCAACGGTATTACACTAAAAGATTCTTCAAATCATATGTtttgttgaatgaatgaatgaatgaatgaatgaacgaggaatttatatagcgctttcattgtgtattgtaTCAAAATCAA of the Garra rufa chromosome 17, GarRuf1.0, whole genome shotgun sequence genome contains:
- the LOC141290201 gene encoding zinc finger protein RFP-like: MSSSSGPLTEELQCSICLDVFTDPVSTPCGHNFCKTCLNKCWDNSQTCNCPYCKETFKQRPDLKINTTLRELADHYKVKSAVKNPEEYVCHKHKRPLEMFCRDDQTCVCLMCAVKEHKTHNTVSLEEESEEKKTQLMKTQKDVQQMIQDRLKKIQDIKHSAQISKTFYTEMLELIDKQQKAAEKQEHELIEGLEQEITELEMRNTELEQLSHTEDHLHLLQIYSSLCSPTNTRNWPEFSMKTHESLENLRRSLTQLQGTLHEKLKLTELKWMQQYAVDVTLDPDTAHSNLILSDDGKQVRHGDLTQKLPENPKRFNFLVSILGNEGFFSGRFYFEVQVKGKIDWNLGVVRESINRKGDIPLNPGNGYWTVVLRNGNEYKAFADSTVSLSLSVKPQRVGVFVDYEYGLVSFYDVESSSHIYSYTDQSFSGKLYPYFSPCLNNGGKNSSPLIITPVSYNT
- the smim13 gene encoding small integral membrane protein 13 — translated: MWQSVGLTVLVIVATLICALLFMLFGWYVVWQLFLSKFKFLRELVGDTGSPQAETEPSESESERSSPPTPRHRPKTARQRIVPPDSTT